In the genome of Rhinolophus ferrumequinum isolate MPI-CBG mRhiFer1 chromosome 24, mRhiFer1_v1.p, whole genome shotgun sequence, one region contains:
- the SLC34A1 gene encoding sodium-dependent phosphate transport protein 2A: MMSYGERLGAPAVSPLPVRGGHMMHGAAFAYVPSPQVLHRIPGTSAYAFPSLGPVALAEHSCPFGEVLDLHDPLSAKLALEEEQKPEPGLVQKLHRAGLSLLKVPLMLSFLYLFVCSLDVLSSAFQLAGGKVAGDIFKDNVILSNPVAGLVVGILVTVLVQSSSTSTSIIVSMVSSGLLDVSSAIPIIMGSNIGTSVTNTIVALMQAGDRTDFRRAFAGATVHDCFNWLSVLVLLPLEAATGYLYHVTRLVVASFNIRGGRDAPDLLKIITEPFTKLIIQLDKSVITSIATGDESLRNHSLIKIWCHPEPLEAPTPMPRAEANTSRSLGNATMEKCNHIFVDTGLPDLAVGLILLAGSLVLLCTCLILLVKMLNSLLKGQVAKVIQKVINTDFPAPFTWATGYFAMVVGAGMTFVVQSSSVFTSAITPLIGLGVISIERAYPLTLGSNIGTTTTAILAALASPREKLSSAFQIALCHFFFNISGILLWYPVPCTRLPIRMAKALGTRTAKYRWFAVLYLLLCFLLMPSLVFGISMAGWRAMVGVGAPFGALLAFVVLVSILQSRSPRHLPKWLQTWDFLPPWMHSLKPLDRLITRATLCYARPEPRSPPLPRSPPLPARVFLEELPPATPSPRLALPARHNATRL; this comes from the exons ATGATGTCCTAtggagagaggctgggggccCCTGCTGTCTCCCCACTCCCAGTTCGCGGGGGGCACATGATGCACGGGGCAGCCTTTGCCTATGTGCCCAGCCCTCAGG TCCTGCACAGGATCCCAGGGACCTCCGCCTATGCCTTCCCCAGCTTGGGCCCCGTGGCCCTCGCCGAGCACAGCTGCCCCTTCGGGGAGGTTCTGGATCTCCATGACCCTTTGTCTGCCAAGCTGGCCCTGGAGGAGGAGCAGAAGCCAG AGCCCGGACTGGTCCAGAAGCTGCACCGGGCTGGCCTGAGCCTCCTCAAGGTGCCACTGATGCTCTCTTTCCTCTATCTCTTCGTCTGCTCTCTGGATGTGCTCAGCTCGGCCTTCCAGCTGGCTGGAG GGAAGGTGGCTGGCGACATCTTCAAAGACAATGTCATCCTGTCCAACCCGGTGGCGGGACTGGTGGTGGGCATCCTGGTGACCGTGCTGGTGCAGAGCTCCAGCACCTCCACGTCCATCATTGTCAGCATGGTCTCCTCTGGCT TGCTGGACGTGAGCTCTGCCATCCCCATCATCATGGGCTCCAACATCGGCACCTCTGTCACCAACACCATCGTGGCCCTGATGCAGGCGGGGGACAGGACGGACTTTCGGCG GGCCTTCGCGGGGGCCACCGTGCACGACTGCTTTAACTGGCTGTCAGTCCTGGTCCTGCTGCCCCTGGAGGCTGCCACTGGGTACCTGTACCATGTCACTCGACTCGTGGTGGCCAGCTTCAACATACGGGGTGGCCGAGACGCCCCTGACCTGCTGAAGATCATCACGGAGCCCTTCACTAAGCTCATCATCCAG CTGGACAAGTCCGTGATTACCAGCATCGCCACCGGTGATGAGTCCCTGAGGAACCACAGTCTCATTAAGATCTGGTGCCACCCAGAACCCCTGGAG GCTCCCACCCCTATGCCCAGGGCAGAGGCCAACACCAGTCGGAGCCTTGGAAATGCCACCATGGAGAAAT GCAACCACATCTTCGTGGACACCGGGCTGCCTGACCTGGCCGTAGGGCTCATCCTGCTGGCTGGCTCCCTGGTGCTCCTGTGTACCTGCCTCATCCTCCTTGTCAAGATGCTCAACTCTCTGCTCAAGGGCCAGGTGGCCAAGGTCATTCAGAAGGTTATTAACACCG ACTTCCCCGCCCCCTTCACCTGGGCCACAGGCTACTTTGCCATGGTGGTGGGTGCTGGCATGACATTCGTTGTCCAGAGCAGTTCTGTGTTCACCTCGGCCATCACGCCACTCATTG gcCTGGGTGTGATCAGCATTGAGCGTGCCTACCCCCTCACACTGGGCTCCAACATTggcaccaccaccacagccatcCTGGCTGCACTGGCCAGTCCCCGGGAGAAGCTGTCCAGCGCCTTCCAG ATCGCCCTCTGCCACTTCTTCTTCAACATCTCGGGTATCCTGCTGTGGTACCCAGTGCCCTGCACACGCCTGCCCATCCGCATGGCCAAGGCTCTGGGCACGCGCACCGCCAAGTACCGCTGGTTCGCGGTCCTCTACCTCCTGCTCTGCTTCCTGCTCATGCCCTCTCTGGTGTTTGGCATCTCCATGGCAGGCTGGCGGGCCATGGTAGGTGTGGGCGCACCCTTCGGGGCCCTGCTGGCTTTCGTGGTGCTCGTCAGCATCCTGCAGAGTCGCAGCCCCCGGCACCTGCCCAAGTGGCTGCAGACGTGGGACTTCCTGCCCCCCTGGATGCACTCCCTGAAGCCCCTGGACCGCCTCATCACCCGTGCCACCCTGTGCTATGCCAGGCCCGAGCCCCGCTCCCCCCCACTGCCCCGCTCTCCCCCACTGCCCGCCAGGGTCTTCCTGGAGGAGCTTCCCCCGGCCACACCATCTCCCCGCCTTGCCCTGCCTGCTCGCCACAATGCCACCCGCCTCTAG
- the PFN3 gene encoding profilin-3, with the protein MGEWKGYISAVLRDQRIDDVAIVGHSDNRCVWASRPGGLLAAISPQEVGVLTGPDRSTFLKAGLSMAGLRCCVIRDHLLAEGDGVLDARTKGLDGRAVCVGHTPRALLVLMGRRGVHGGILNKKVHELIRGLRTHST; encoded by the coding sequence ATGGGAGAGTGGAAAGGCTACATCAGTGCTGTGCTGCGGGACCAGCGAATCGACGACGTGGCCATCGTGGGTCACTCGGACAATCGCTGCGTGTGGGCATCTAGGCCGGGGGGCCTGTTGGCAGCCATCTCACCGCAGGAAGTGGGTGTGCTCACTGGGCCGGACCGGAGCACCTTCCTGAAGGCGGGCCTGAGCATGGCGGGACTCCGCTGCTGCGTCATCCGAGACCACCTGCTGGCGGAGGGTGACGGAGTGCTGGATGCGCGCACAAAGGGACTGGATGGGCGTGCCGTCTGCGTGGGCCACACCCCGCGCGCACTCCTAGTGCTCATGGGCCGACGGGGTGTGCATGGGGGCATCCTCAACAAGAAGGTGCACGAGCTGATCCGTGGACTGCGCACTCATAGCACCTAG